A single Williamwhitmania sp. DNA region contains:
- a CDS encoding ABC-F family ATP-binding cassette domain-containing protein → MASFLQVEGLGKSFGDLVLFTDIKFSVDQYQRVALVARNGSGKTTLLNIIAGKDSADSGGIVFKNNLRIGYLEQDPDFAPDLTVYQAAFASSSQMVELIRNYELAMHGHEGLDLGQLIEQMDHFKAWDYEVRVKQILTRFKVDFLDKKIGELSGGQRKRVALANVLINEPDLLILDEPTNHLDLEMVEWLEEYLSGTSITLLMVTHDRYFLDRVCTDIVEIDEKEIYQYKGNYSYFLEKRQERVDAQASSVEKATNLLRREKEWMSRQPQARGTKAKYRIDAFYDLKDKANAGRRESSVDISSSARRLGGKILTLENVSKRFGKQVILDNLTYTFNRFEKIGIVGDNGTGKTTFLRIATGEMMADSGSIEVGETVVFGYYKQDGLAFDESKKVIDIARDIAEVVKVGKDKTLGVSQFLTHFLFPPDMQQNFVYKLSGGEKRRLYLLTILMKSPNFLVLDEPTNDLDILTLNVLEDYLRDFTGCVIVVSHDRYFMDKVVDHIFIFEGNGAIKDFVGSYSELREWKGSLEKQERKDKKDSKPLVEVKKPQVDRPRKLTFKEKKEMELLEREFEVLNGEKQLLEAELNSGSLSSALLVEKSKRVAEILLIVEAKELRWLELSEVEDG, encoded by the coding sequence ATGGCTTCTTTCTTGCAGGTTGAAGGGCTAGGCAAGTCTTTTGGCGATTTGGTTCTATTCACCGATATAAAGTTTTCTGTTGATCAATACCAGCGGGTTGCACTTGTTGCCAGAAATGGTTCTGGAAAAACTACCCTGCTCAACATAATTGCCGGAAAGGATAGCGCTGACTCCGGAGGGATCGTATTTAAGAACAACCTGCGAATAGGTTACCTTGAGCAGGATCCCGATTTTGCACCGGACCTCACGGTTTACCAGGCGGCGTTTGCCTCCTCTTCGCAAATGGTGGAGCTGATCCGCAACTATGAGCTGGCTATGCATGGGCATGAAGGGCTTGACCTTGGGCAGCTGATTGAGCAAATGGACCACTTTAAGGCATGGGATTACGAGGTTCGCGTTAAGCAAATTTTGACTCGCTTCAAAGTTGATTTTCTAGATAAAAAAATTGGTGAGCTTTCCGGTGGGCAACGGAAGCGTGTGGCGCTTGCCAACGTGCTGATAAATGAGCCTGACTTGCTAATCCTTGATGAGCCTACCAACCACCTTGACTTGGAGATGGTGGAGTGGCTGGAGGAGTATTTGTCGGGAACCTCCATTACTTTGCTGATGGTTACGCACGACCGCTACTTTCTGGATAGGGTATGCACCGACATTGTGGAGATAGATGAAAAGGAAATCTATCAGTACAAAGGAAATTACTCCTACTTTCTCGAGAAGCGACAAGAGCGGGTTGATGCACAGGCCAGCTCGGTAGAGAAGGCCACAAATTTGCTTCGTCGCGAGAAGGAGTGGATGAGTAGGCAGCCACAGGCTCGTGGCACTAAGGCAAAATATAGAATCGATGCTTTCTACGACCTCAAGGATAAGGCCAACGCTGGCCGGCGAGAATCTTCGGTGGACATCAGCTCTTCTGCTCGGCGGCTTGGGGGGAAAATTCTAACGCTGGAGAATGTGTCGAAGCGTTTTGGAAAGCAGGTTATACTGGATAATCTTACCTACACTTTTAATCGCTTCGAGAAGATTGGTATTGTGGGAGATAATGGTACCGGTAAAACTACGTTTCTGCGCATTGCCACCGGTGAAATGATGGCTGACTCGGGATCAATCGAGGTGGGCGAAACAGTAGTTTTTGGCTACTATAAGCAGGATGGGCTTGCCTTTGATGAATCAAAAAAGGTAATTGATATTGCTCGCGATATTGCAGAGGTGGTAAAGGTGGGAAAGGACAAAACGTTGGGCGTTTCGCAATTCTTGACCCATTTTCTGTTTCCCCCCGATATGCAGCAGAATTTTGTTTACAAGTTGAGTGGTGGCGAGAAAAGACGCTTATATTTGCTAACTATCCTCATGAAAAGCCCTAATTTTTTGGTGCTTGATGAGCCTACCAACGATTTGGATATTCTCACGCTTAACGTGCTGGAGGATTACTTGCGCGATTTTACCGGTTGCGTGATTGTGGTTTCCCACGATCGTTACTTCATGGATAAGGTGGTGGATCACATTTTTATTTTTGAGGGCAATGGTGCCATCAAAGATTTTGTGGGTTCTTATTCCGAATTGAGGGAGTGGAAAGGCTCGCTCGAAAAACAGGAGCGCAAGGATAAAAAAGATTCGAAACCACTAGTGGAAGTAAAGAAACCACAGGTTGATCGCCCTCGTAAGCTTACCTTTAAAGAGAAGAAGGAGATGGAGTTGCTGGAGCGGGAGTTCGAAGTGCTGAACGGTGAAAAGCAACTACTGGAAGCGGAACTGAATTCGGGCTCACTCTCTTCTGCATTGCTCGTTGAAAAGTCGAAGCGGGTGGCCGAGATACTGCTGATTGTGGAGGCGAAGGAGCTTCGGTGGCTTGAACTGAGCGAGGTGGAGGATGGCTAG
- the tilS gene encoding tRNA lysidine(34) synthetase TilS has protein sequence MKKDFSNLVSDFFTINALGKPTLVVGVSGGVDSMVLLHLLQTSHFPIIVAHCNFILRGKESNEDEAFVVNYCHQHGIRCLVKQFQTESIAREKGISIEMAARELRYTWFEELLEEHKAKYIAIAHNQNDSIETFFLNLTRGTGIKGLQGIKSISGNIIRPLIALTRVEIEEYASSHQLEYRTDSTNLTDIYRRNFIRHNIIPLFEEMNPSFMATMEQNMSLLTSYSTLIEGSVDAVRTNISKMESEELHLDIDELTALPGWKSILFEILYGYGFTPGEIENTALLVKAQTGKRIESATHTLWKNRNSFVVAPNISEEHEIAIISTTQGELTEPVELRWESKIFSGESMPRKASIAVFDPEALTFPLTLRRWKPGDTFTPSGMYGSKKVSDFLTDMKLDSQKRSKTLVLESGNKIAWIVGIRISEQFRKHGKTGPAVVFQLKNS, from the coding sequence ATGAAAAAGGATTTTAGCAACCTTGTGAGTGACTTTTTTACCATAAACGCCCTAGGAAAGCCAACCCTAGTTGTTGGCGTAAGCGGTGGTGTGGACTCTATGGTGTTACTCCATTTGCTCCAAACCAGCCACTTTCCAATCATCGTTGCCCATTGTAACTTCATTCTCAGGGGCAAGGAGTCGAACGAGGACGAGGCATTTGTGGTAAACTACTGTCATCAGCATGGAATACGCTGTCTTGTAAAACAATTCCAAACAGAATCAATTGCAAGGGAAAAAGGCATTTCCATTGAAATGGCTGCGCGCGAGCTTCGATATACCTGGTTTGAAGAGTTGCTCGAAGAACACAAGGCTAAATACATTGCCATTGCGCACAACCAAAACGATTCCATTGAAACCTTTTTCCTAAACCTCACCAGAGGAACTGGCATTAAAGGATTGCAGGGAATTAAATCCATAAGCGGTAACATAATTCGACCACTTATTGCCCTTACTCGTGTAGAAATTGAGGAGTATGCCAGCAGCCACCAGCTGGAATATAGAACGGACAGCACCAACCTTACCGATATTTATCGACGAAACTTTATACGGCACAATATCATTCCACTATTCGAGGAGATGAATCCCTCCTTTATGGCAACAATGGAGCAAAATATGTCGCTGCTCACCAGCTATAGCACCCTAATCGAAGGTAGCGTTGATGCCGTTAGAACAAACATCTCCAAGATGGAGTCGGAGGAGTTGCACCTCGATATCGATGAACTAACTGCGCTGCCTGGTTGGAAGAGCATTCTGTTTGAAATTCTTTACGGATATGGCTTTACTCCAGGGGAAATTGAAAATACGGCGTTACTGGTCAAGGCACAAACGGGTAAACGAATCGAGTCGGCTACCCATACACTCTGGAAAAACAGAAACAGTTTTGTGGTTGCTCCCAATATCTCCGAAGAGCACGAAATAGCTATTATCTCAACAACCCAAGGTGAACTTACCGAACCAGTAGAACTTAGGTGGGAAAGTAAAATTTTTTCTGGAGAGAGTATGCCCCGCAAGGCCTCCATTGCAGTATTTGACCCAGAGGCTCTAACCTTTCCCCTAACCCTACGCCGATGGAAACCTGGCGACACATTTACCCCCTCTGGAATGTACGGTAGTAAAAAGGTTAGTGATTTTCTCACCGATATGAAGCTCGACAGTCAAAAACGGTCAAAAACGCTCGTGCTTGAATCGGGAAACAAGATTGCTTGGATAGTTGGAATTAGAATAAGCGAACAGTTTCGCAAGCACGGCAAAACTGGACCGGCGGTCGTATTTCAGCTAAAAAACAGCTAG
- a CDS encoding anthranilate synthase component I family protein, which translates to MRKTITFTSEGLNLNQLKSNILSYCSSFEYSAYYDSNGFQYESENHNQYLDYELVAAANAVALISSKKHSLQSIDQHQSKQSDWLFGYLSYNLKNEFFPLTTTPIDHSGFDDFLFFQPETVFSIKNNTVEIQSMLPNERLSWVVEKITSMDPFITSRDVISEEPISLKPTISKEEYLQKVNLLKQHIQRGDIYEVNFCQEFSQKGVRLNPAALFTKLKQTSPTPFSAWLKHGNSYLMCASPERFLKRNGENLFSQPIKGTCPRGSNEQEDSNNLTALLQSKKEIAENVMIVDLVRNDLSKIAARGSVMVEECCRPYRFPQVYQLISTVRCKLRMPISFSSIIEATFPMGSMTGAPKLRAMQLADENESFQRGIYSGSVGYIAPNGDFDFNVVIRSFVYNETNRYLSYAVGGAITMLSNAHEEYAECTVKAKAMNDTLSHCNEKGF; encoded by the coding sequence GTGAGAAAAACCATTACATTTACCTCGGAAGGACTGAATTTAAACCAGCTTAAATCGAATATTTTAAGCTACTGCTCCAGCTTTGAATACTCAGCTTACTATGACTCTAACGGCTTTCAATACGAAAGTGAAAACCACAACCAATACCTCGATTATGAACTAGTTGCTGCAGCAAATGCTGTTGCATTGATCTCGTCAAAAAAGCATAGCCTCCAATCCATTGACCAACACCAATCAAAGCAGTCCGATTGGCTATTTGGCTACCTCTCCTACAACCTAAAAAACGAGTTCTTCCCGCTAACCACGACCCCGATAGACCATTCTGGCTTTGATGACTTTCTCTTCTTTCAACCGGAAACCGTATTCTCGATAAAGAACAATACGGTTGAGATTCAAAGCATGCTTCCCAATGAAAGGCTAAGTTGGGTAGTTGAAAAAATTACTTCCATGGACCCATTCATTACCAGCAGAGATGTAATTTCGGAAGAACCTATTTCCCTTAAACCAACCATATCCAAAGAAGAATATCTCCAGAAGGTAAACCTGCTAAAGCAGCACATACAGCGCGGCGACATCTATGAGGTTAACTTTTGTCAGGAATTTAGCCAAAAGGGCGTGAGACTTAACCCAGCTGCACTGTTTACAAAGTTGAAGCAGACCTCCCCTACTCCATTTTCGGCATGGCTTAAACATGGTAACAGCTACTTGATGTGCGCAAGTCCTGAGCGCTTTCTAAAGCGAAATGGTGAGAATCTTTTTAGCCAACCAATAAAGGGGACGTGCCCCAGAGGTAGCAATGAACAGGAGGATAGTAACAATCTCACAGCGCTTCTGCAGTCCAAAAAGGAAATTGCCGAAAACGTAATGATAGTTGATTTAGTAAGGAACGACCTTTCAAAAATTGCCGCCAGAGGTTCGGTTATGGTAGAGGAGTGTTGTCGCCCTTATCGTTTTCCCCAGGTTTATCAGCTCATCTCTACGGTTAGGTGCAAGCTTCGCATGCCAATTAGTTTCAGCAGCATTATTGAAGCAACCTTTCCCATGGGCTCCATGACTGGGGCACCCAAGCTGCGAGCCATGCAGCTGGCAGACGAAAACGAATCATTTCAGCGGGGCATTTACTCGGGATCGGTAGGTTACATTGCCCCAAATGGCGACTTCGATTTCAATGTGGTGATCAGAAGCTTTGTGTATAACGAAACAAATAGATACCTTTCGTATGCCGTTGGAGGAGCAATTACAATGCTTAGCAACGCCCACGAAGAATATGCCGAATGCACAGTAAAGGCAAAGGCAATGAACGATACACTTTCCCACTGCAATGAAAAAGGATTTTAG
- a CDS encoding peroxiredoxin has translation MSVLVGKKAPAFRTKAVINGGEIAENFSLEQYIGKKYVVFFFYPADFTFVCPTEILAFQEKIEEFKKRDTVLVGCSVDSEFSHWKWLQTPVNEGGIKGVNFPLVSDQSKTISENYDVLAGSYDYNEAGAVEFTGIPQAYRGLFLIDKNGVVRHQVVNDMPLGRNIEETLRMVDALQYFEENGEVCPANWSKGKKAMKASQDGVKEYLSAKN, from the coding sequence ATGTCTGTATTAGTTGGTAAAAAAGCTCCTGCTTTTAGAACAAAAGCGGTGATAAATGGCGGTGAGATTGCCGAGAATTTCTCGCTGGAGCAATATATTGGAAAGAAATATGTAGTCTTCTTTTTCTATCCGGCAGATTTCACCTTTGTGTGCCCTACCGAAATTCTTGCCTTCCAAGAAAAAATAGAGGAATTTAAAAAGAGAGACACCGTCCTCGTAGGGTGCTCAGTAGATTCAGAGTTCTCACACTGGAAATGGCTTCAAACACCTGTTAACGAAGGTGGAATTAAGGGGGTAAACTTCCCTTTGGTAAGCGATCAATCGAAAACTATTTCCGAAAATTACGACGTGCTGGCCGGCAGCTACGATTACAACGAAGCTGGTGCTGTTGAGTTTACCGGAATACCTCAAGCCTACAGAGGTCTATTTTTAATCGACAAAAATGGAGTTGTACGCCATCAGGTAGTGAACGATATGCCCTTGGGCCGTAACATAGAGGAAACGTTGAGAATGGTAGATGCGCTCCAATACTTCGAGGAGAATGGTGAAGTCTGCCCCGCCAACTGGTCGAAAGGAAAAAAGGCCATGAAAGCCTCCCAGGATGGTGTAAAAGAATACCTGTCTGCCAAAAACTAA